The Fundidesulfovibrio putealis DSM 16056 genome includes a window with the following:
- the thiD gene encoding bifunctional hydroxymethylpyrimidine kinase/phosphomethylpyrimidine kinase, with protein sequence MSAHPCVLTIAGSDSGGGAGIQADLKTFMAHGCYGASVITALTAQNTMGVTGIHAPDADFVALQLRTVLEDIPVRAAKTGMLFSAAIARSVACVLAGTKAFPLVVDPVCVSQSGHALLQDDAVEAIRAHVLPLADLATPNRPEAELLTGIAITGRESLFAALERMLSFGAKAVLIKGGHMDEEGGMLTDWLGRPGEEPLPLPVPRVDTPHTHGTGCALSAAITARLALGDALADAVKNAQIFLNKALASGYAVGRGASPPDHMAGLR encoded by the coding sequence GTGAGCGCCCATCCCTGCGTCCTGACCATCGCCGGGTCAGACTCGGGCGGCGGGGCGGGCATCCAGGCCGATCTCAAAACCTTCATGGCCCACGGGTGCTACGGCGCAAGCGTCATCACGGCGCTCACCGCGCAGAACACCATGGGGGTCACCGGCATCCACGCCCCGGACGCGGACTTCGTAGCCTTGCAACTGCGCACCGTCCTGGAGGACATCCCCGTGCGCGCAGCCAAGACCGGCATGCTTTTCTCCGCCGCCATCGCCCGGTCCGTGGCCTGCGTGCTGGCGGGTACAAAAGCCTTCCCGCTGGTGGTGGATCCGGTGTGCGTGTCCCAGAGCGGGCATGCGCTCTTGCAGGACGACGCGGTGGAAGCCATCCGCGCACATGTGCTGCCCCTGGCCGACCTGGCCACGCCCAACCGGCCCGAGGCCGAGTTGCTCACCGGAATCGCCATAACCGGTCGGGAGAGCCTGTTCGCGGCACTTGAGCGCATGCTGTCCTTCGGGGCCAAGGCCGTGCTCATCAAGGGCGGGCACATGGACGAAGAGGGCGGCATGCTCACCGACTGGCTGGGCAGGCCCGGCGAGGAGCCGCTGCCGCTGCCAGTGCCCCGCGTGGACACCCCACACACCCACGGCACGGGGTGCGCACTGTCCGCCGCCATCACGGCAAGGCTGGCGCTTGGCGACGCCCTGGCGGATGCGGTGAAGAACGCCCAGATTTTCCTGAACAAGGCGCTGGCCAGCGGCTACGCCGTGGGGCGGGGCGCGTCCCCGCCGGACCATATGGCGGGATTGCGCTAA
- a CDS encoding lysylphosphatidylglycerol synthase transmembrane domain-containing protein, which produces MLMKKTISLILRTSLVGACLVYAFWGVDFVELGRAFGRFNALAIIVTTILSFVGYWAMALRMNFLSGYTCGNMVGLKAFLISMAVNNVVPAKLGELAKAFYLRKECKYSLSQSISMVFWERFFDLNAILFMGLMVAFQFKLKMAFFPLALGVGGIWACLFVVRKWPELAMRLVTMLPFERLRGFIIEVKQQMVHEVTLRYLIILGCYTALVWMLYAIPTFLVVNWVAGLDLTMSQTLAVFILSALGMAMPSSPGAVGVFEAAVIFGLGIFGVDKELALAIGLLIHMIQYIPTTVSGLMVLARSGLSLKSIRKSDEGLEA; this is translated from the coding sequence TTTGCGCACGTCCCTGGTGGGGGCTTGCCTGGTGTACGCTTTCTGGGGAGTGGACTTCGTGGAGCTTGGGCGCGCTTTCGGCCGCTTCAACGCCCTGGCCATCATCGTCACCACCATTCTCTCCTTCGTGGGATACTGGGCCATGGCGCTGCGCATGAACTTCCTGTCCGGCTACACCTGCGGCAACATGGTGGGGCTCAAGGCGTTTCTCATCTCCATGGCCGTGAACAACGTTGTTCCCGCCAAGCTTGGAGAGCTGGCCAAGGCCTTCTACCTGCGCAAGGAGTGCAAATACTCCCTCAGCCAGTCCATCAGCATGGTCTTCTGGGAGCGCTTTTTTGACCTTAACGCCATCCTGTTCATGGGGCTCATGGTCGCCTTCCAGTTCAAGCTCAAGATGGCCTTCTTCCCCCTGGCGCTCGGCGTCGGCGGCATCTGGGCCTGCCTGTTCGTGGTGCGCAAGTGGCCGGAACTGGCCATGAGGCTGGTGACCATGCTGCCCTTCGAGCGCCTGCGCGGCTTCATCATCGAGGTCAAGCAGCAGATGGTGCACGAGGTCACCCTGCGCTATCTCATCATCCTGGGCTGCTACACGGCCCTGGTCTGGATGCTCTACGCCATCCCCACGTTCCTGGTGGTCAACTGGGTGGCCGGGCTTGACCTCACCATGAGCCAGACCCTGGCGGTGTTCATCCTCTCGGCCCTGGGCATGGCCATGCCTTCGTCCCCGGGCGCGGTGGGCGTGTTCGAGGCCGCCGTCATCTTCGGACTGGGCATCTTCGGCGTGGACAAGGAACTGGCCCTGGCCATTGGGCTTCTCATCCACATGATTCAGTACATTCCCACCACCGTTTCCGGCCTCATGGTGCTGGCCAGGAGCGGCCTGTCGCTGAAGTCCATCCGCAAGAGCGACGAGGGGCTGGAGGCGTGA